The genomic segment TTTTCCCCGAAGGGCGGTTGCACGGAAGCCGTTGTGACCGAGGTCCGCGCGGCCCGGTCGGAAGTGCTGGTGATGGCCTATTCGTTCTCGTGTCCCGACATCGCCAACGCGCTCGCCGCCGCCGCCGCCCGCGGGGTCCGGGTGACCGTGCTGCTCGATCGCTCCAACGAGGCGGAAACCTATTCCGAGCTGGGCGACCTGAAGCGGCACCGGGTGGAGGTGTGGATCGATTCGTGCCACGCCATCGCCCACAACAAGGTGATCGTCATCGACCGCCGCACGGTCATCACCGGGAGCTTCAACTTCACCCGCCAGGCCGAACACTCGAACGCCGAGAACCTGTTGATCCTCCGCGAGCACCGCGCACTCGCCGCGCGGTACCGGAACAACTTCCACGCGCACAAGAGCCACTGCCACGCGCCCGGGACGCAACCCCCGCACCAACACGACCACGACCGCAACCACGCACACGATCACGACCACGCCCATGCGCACGCTCACGGGGGCCGGTGAACGCTCGGCCCGCGCACAGGGCTGCCCCTACCGGTCCGGTGCGACGAGTCGCATAATGGGCGGAAAGCCCCGCCGCTCGGATTCAGGATTCACCGCCGATGATCCGCCCCACCACGCCGGCCGAAACGGACGCTCTCGTCGCCCTCGCCGAGGGGACGGGCGTGTTCAAACCGCTGGAACTCGAAGCCCTTCGAGAGGTGCTCGACGACTACCACGCCGGCCCCGATCCCGCCGGCCACAAGGCACTGACGCTGGAACGGGACGGGCACCCGGTCGGGTTCGCGTACTACGCCCCCACGGCCATGACGGACCGGACCTGGCACCTCTACTGGATCTTCGTGCAACGGACGGGTCAGGCCCGCGGGCTCGGCTCGCGCCTGCTCCGGCACGTCGAAGACGACATCATCCAGTCGGGGGGGCGGCTGTTCCTCATCGAAACGTCGTCCCTGCCGTCATACGAGCTGACCCGCCGGTTCTATCTCAAACACGGCTACGAGCAGGCCGCCACCATCAAGGACTTCTACACCGACGGTGACGACCAGGTCATCTTCCGCAAGCGCCTGGTGCCGTAACCGGAATCCCCGGGGCGCTTCGGATCGTGCCGCACGTCGCTTCACGGAACGCGCCCATGAGTACCGGCTGGCACCGACTGATCCCGGCGGACGACGGCTTCCGGGGCGCGGGGAACTACCCGCTCGACGCGTACTCGGAGTTCCTCCCCGCTCCAAGGGTCGGGTGGAAGCCGTATGGCGGCCGCGGACCGGACCCGGAACTGTTCACAGCCGACGACCCGTTCGGCTGGCACGTCGGGGAGTTCGAGGAGCACCTGGAACTGCGCGCCGGTCTGGTGCAGGTCGGCAAGCAGGTGTTGGGGAAACTGGCCCGCCTGCTCGACGGCGACCCGGAAACCGGCATCTCGGCTCTCGAACTTGCTGACAATCCGTTCTGGCCCGCCGAGTTGCGGGCCGAACCGGCGCTCCCGCACGAGCGCTGCGTGACCCTGTTACCGCTCGCGTTCTCCCGGACCCAAGACGACAAGGGTCGGGTGCGGTGGACGCTGTACGGCAACAGCGAGCAGGGGCCGGGGCGGGCGTTCTGGAAGGGGTTCTTCACGGCCCCGAAGAAAGAAGTACCGGCGGACGAAGCGGTCGCGTTCTTCTGCCGGCTCCTCCACGCCGTTTACGGCGAAGAAATCGAGGGCGCCGCCGGTCTCCACCGGGTCGGGTTCCGGATTCTGCCCGATGAGGCTCCGCTCTTCGATTTCTGGGCCGAAACGCTCCCGGCGTGGACCGCGGACTTCCTTCTGCCCGACCGGCCGACGCGCGACGCGACGAAGTACCTGCTCACGTTCCGGCCGTTCGGCAAACTGCCGGCGGCCGTGCGCAAAGCGTATCTGGGCGGGACGCTCCACCTGCTCCCGTTCCCCGGCAGCCTCACGTTCTGGGGGGCGCCGAGTTACCGGCACCTGCACCGCGAGCTGCCGCTCGCGCTCCAGATCCCGCTCCTCCTCGGCGTGAGCCGGCACCGCGTTCCGGAAGGTGTTCGGGTTCCACAGTCCGGCTTCCTGCACGAGCCGACCGCGGCCCGGCCCGACGCCGGGCACCACGCCGGGCACGTCCGGAACACGTTCAAACGGACGCACCGGTGGGACAAGATCCTCCGCGACCAGGACGAACTCGCGCTCCTCGGCCGCGAGGAGAAGCTCCTTCACGTCCTGTTCAGCACGCTGCCGAACGATCTGGGCCTGTACGACAAACCGATGGCCCGCAACGTCCAGCTCTGGACGGAAGACCACCGGCTCCTCCTCGACGGCCCGAACGCGACGCCCGAGCAGTTGCACGCCGCGATGCGGACGGTCGAAGCCGGCGGGTTGTTCGGGTACCGCTTCCACTACCCCGCGATGCGGGTGGGGCGGCACGAGGTGTACTGGCACCGCCCGTTGGTCGCGTACCGCGATAAGGCCGGCGCACCCGTCGTGCTGCCCGACGCCCCGACGGGGTATCTGACCGCCTATGACGCCGGTGCCCCGAGGCCGGATCGGGCCGTTGAACTGTGGCCGCGGGTCCGCCACCGGCCCGTGGCTCTTGCCGCGCTCGCGTGTCACAAACCGGGGAGCGGCAAGCCGACGGGTCCGGTGCTCCGCGGGGTGCGGAAGTTGCTCGACGCGTGTGCCCGGTGCGGCGGTCGGCCGTTGCCCCGAGCGGTGGCGCGGGCGCTCCTCGCCATCGGCCACCACCAGACGCTCGAAAGC from the Frigoriglobus tundricola genome contains:
- a CDS encoding phospholipase D family nuclease translates to MTGVDLFEARTMGVILLGVAVVHAYLALRGYLRHEPAIAAHFSPKGGCTEAVVTEVRAARSEVLVMAYSFSCPDIANALAAAAARGVRVTVLLDRSNEAETYSELGDLKRHRVEVWIDSCHAIAHNKVIVIDRRTVITGSFNFTRQAEHSNAENLLILREHRALAARYRNNFHAHKSHCHAPGTQPPHQHDHDRNHAHDHDHAHAHAHGGR
- a CDS encoding GNAT family N-acetyltransferase, which produces MIRPTTPAETDALVALAEGTGVFKPLELEALREVLDDYHAGPDPAGHKALTLERDGHPVGFAYYAPTAMTDRTWHLYWIFVQRTGQARGLGSRLLRHVEDDIIQSGGRLFLIETSSLPSYELTRRFYLKHGYEQAATIKDFYTDGDDQVIFRKRLVP
- a CDS encoding M28 family metallopeptidase, with amino-acid sequence MSTGWHRLIPADDGFRGAGNYPLDAYSEFLPAPRVGWKPYGGRGPDPELFTADDPFGWHVGEFEEHLELRAGLVQVGKQVLGKLARLLDGDPETGISALELADNPFWPAELRAEPALPHERCVTLLPLAFSRTQDDKGRVRWTLYGNSEQGPGRAFWKGFFTAPKKEVPADEAVAFFCRLLHAVYGEEIEGAAGLHRVGFRILPDEAPLFDFWAETLPAWTADFLLPDRPTRDATKYLLTFRPFGKLPAAVRKAYLGGTLHLLPFPGSLTFWGAPSYRHLHRELPLALQIPLLLGVSRHRVPEGVRVPQSGFLHEPTAARPDAGHHAGHVRNTFKRTHRWDKILRDQDELALLGREEKLLHVLFSTLPNDLGLYDKPMARNVQLWTEDHRLLLDGPNATPEQLHAAMRTVEAGGLFGYRFHYPAMRVGRHEVYWHRPLVAYRDKAGAPVVLPDAPTGYLTAYDAGAPRPDRAVELWPRVRHRPVALAALACHKPGSGKPTGPVLRGVRKLLDACARCGGRPLPRAVARALLAIGHHQTLESWLDALPEQLAPGARALIAPEDPPLPRRGRAKVPDSLTYRRTATRPFEVRYWKQIAALSEGPFLNKNNADCCRDPVTQKFLPYFERQLESLGDHLLGYYARTIATARMSGKVLTGEIPFQWQTDLDYSWMGGWLRNQEGAAERNIVVVIPGRDRSQAVIMSDHYDTAYMADRYEPSCGGVLARMAACGADDNHSATAAMMLAAPIFLELSRKGLLERDVWLIHLTGEEFPSDCLGARALTERLIEGELRLHLPGGKMKDLSGTRVRGLYVSDMIAHNNDRERDVFQISPGTGADAFRLAEEALHAANVWNASVPVWNEHPERAGRPRGRRSPHGAAVPEIAPHLALSAEVRTPVDPRSTLYNTDGQIFSDAGVPCVLFMENYDINRSGYHDTRDTMANIDLDYGAALCAITIESVARVATAKDG